In a genomic window of Xylophilus rhododendri:
- a CDS encoding phenylacetate--CoA ligase family protein — MAEFYDTLETRAPEAREAALFAALPAQVALAQRHSPALARILDGVEAAAVRDRAALARLPVTRKSELLQLQQAAREQGSDAFGGFATQGWGAGMPRVFASPGTLYEPDGARPDHWRLARAFFAAGIRPGQLLHNSFSYHFVPAGAMMESGAHALGCTVFPGGTGQTEQQLQALAELRADAYVGTPSFLRILLEKAAERGTALPHLRRALVSGEAFPPSLRDWVAERGVQAFQCYASADLGLIAYETEAREGLVLDEGVIVEIVRPGTGEPVAEGEVGEVVVSSFNPVYPLLRFGTGDLSAVLPGHCPTGRSNTRIRGWLGRADQTTKVRGMFVHPAQVAEIARRVPGLGRLRLVVSGEMADDRLLLRAECDAPGQAPLAERLGEAVRDITRLRAEVELCATGSLPNDGKVIEDARSYR, encoded by the coding sequence GTGGCCGAGTTCTACGACACGCTCGAGACCCGCGCGCCCGAAGCCCGCGAGGCGGCCCTGTTCGCCGCCCTGCCCGCCCAGGTCGCGCTGGCGCAGCGTCACTCGCCGGCCCTGGCCCGCATCCTGGACGGCGTGGAGGCCGCAGCGGTGCGCGACCGCGCCGCGCTGGCCCGCCTGCCGGTCACCCGCAAGTCCGAACTGCTGCAGCTGCAACAGGCCGCGCGCGAGCAGGGCAGCGATGCCTTCGGCGGCTTCGCCACGCAAGGCTGGGGCGCCGGCATGCCGCGTGTCTTCGCCAGCCCCGGCACCTTGTACGAACCCGATGGCGCCCGGCCCGACCACTGGCGCCTGGCGCGCGCCTTCTTCGCCGCCGGCATCCGGCCCGGCCAGCTGCTGCACAACAGCTTCAGCTACCACTTCGTGCCGGCCGGCGCCATGATGGAGAGCGGCGCCCATGCCCTGGGCTGCACCGTCTTTCCCGGCGGCACGGGGCAGACCGAGCAGCAGCTGCAGGCCCTGGCCGAACTGCGCGCCGATGCCTATGTGGGCACGCCGAGTTTCCTGCGCATCCTGCTGGAGAAGGCGGCCGAGCGCGGCACCGCGCTGCCCCATCTGCGGCGTGCGCTGGTCTCCGGCGAGGCCTTTCCGCCCTCCCTGCGCGACTGGGTGGCGGAGCGCGGCGTGCAGGCCTTCCAGTGCTATGCCTCGGCCGACCTGGGCCTGATCGCCTACGAGACCGAGGCCCGCGAGGGCCTGGTGCTGGACGAGGGCGTGATCGTGGAGATCGTGCGCCCCGGCACCGGCGAGCCTGTGGCCGAGGGGGAGGTGGGCGAGGTGGTGGTGAGCAGCTTCAACCCGGTCTATCCGCTGCTGCGTTTCGGCACCGGCGACCTGTCGGCGGTGCTTCCCGGTCATTGCCCCACCGGCCGCAGCAACACCCGCATCCGCGGCTGGCTGGGCCGCGCCGACCAGACCACCAAGGTGCGCGGCATGTTCGTGCATCCGGCCCAGGTCGCGGAGATCGCGCGCCGTGTGCCCGGCCTGGGCCGGCTGCGCCTGGTGGTGTCCGGCGAGATGGCCGACGACCGGCTGCTGCTGCGTGCCGAATGCGATGCGCCCGGCCAGGCCCCACTGGCCGAGCGCCTGGGCGAGGCGGTGCGCGACATCACCCGGTTGCGCGCCGAGGTCGAGCTGTGCGCGACAGGCAGCCTGCCCAACGACGGCAAGGTGATCGAGGACGCGCGCAGCTACCGCTAG
- a CDS encoding diguanylate cyclase produces the protein MGDRLGRFEVLEVLYRGEASTVLRCLQDERPLVVKFLRNQALAVGDVARFRREYELSRRVRHSRVVSAETLGSHDGALYLTMPDDGAVALRDLLRQGPLPLADALFVALALADALAEVHAHDILHKDVAPGNVVMDLARGVVKLIDFGISAEISSERPALAAPAELEGTLACMAPEQTGRTNGDVDYRCDFYGLGATLYTMLAGSAPFTVQDPVALVHAHLALAPPPLAELRPDAPAALCAVVERLLAKQPDGRYQSHEALRRDLAYLQTHLALPDALAGWEPAMGDLPQRFQLPAWLYGREAETQRLLAAFEVAAGGPAQVVLVEGPSGIGKTALVHEVLRALLARRGEMIEGKFNQFGQQAPGAAFAQALRQRARQLLAGSLEHQRPWREALAAQLGANAHLAVQAVPELALLFDEPPRDVPPLGPQEAENRFLRTLCSCFSALCSAQQPLVVFIDDLQWADRVSRRLLRELALDDGLRHLLVVGAFRSDEVGDEHPLARDIEGWTDGDRAPLRLSVGPLQVADVVALCADTLSRAADDEELAELAALCHEKTGGNPFFLGRFLQDLQRRRLIWRDPDGPRWRWSLVQIGRERIAENVVALMLEQLRRLPELTRELLTIAACLDARFRLQTLAQIRGEGEDAVLRGLEPALASGVLAPTDVRYKWVGVLDAAERAGLEVELAFAHDRVQEAAYLLLPPERRAALHLRIGRMLCATMDTAVPDFAVVNHLNRGATLILHDADGRAERARLAAWNTRLSFLARDRASFDLAADHAARAVALSGTAAWKGDRAGALVLHAHAARMAGLTGDDAAMQSLIEAAMDQSLQAHERALLLDVRVEASYGLGRLDETIELGLQALALLDLALPQVNAPADVLRLVAEVRAEVEALGIAALEDLPAMQAPLPLQQLAVIARMTAAAYIARPALLPLLTVVQIRLMLAHGHAPLALSAYTVLGLLVAELLGEYRFGWMLGRMSLGLIERHGWQPVQAHAGFSFGAFLQHWVEPPRPTLPAWIEVHRNGLENGNLRHASLALVLHGSHALLGGMPLAQVEPLLARHLGVLRRIRQPVAHDYVQVLHESVRALQRPHLLSRPLEHDGWRREATLEGFAARKDQTGALFVHVFECCLLALAGRHAEAVAAGESAAALFSAGRGLGMVAFCIYFTASARLALVREGRPPEGWQQQVDAALARFGPWLAASPRLLPLQQLLIAQRAAVAGEDATMRQALDQALAAVADPDELMLLAIVRQQRALLLDMPAEQAEARAVLLRWGAPAAAAALFGGGHAPTVAASAARTLDLGALMKAVQAVTAEIAFAPLLQRLLQVLRENAGAVRVAVVLRGGEGWLLQADNEAPPGAPSPEALALEQAGARLPLEILRTVLATGQPVRTDDALSEHPWSRLDYIARRPVRSLLCMPLLRQGVVSGALYLENDEAIGAFPAQRIEFLQLLLGNLVSALENARLYAEVRGLADSLEARVAERTRELRASEQRTLAILHNIPLPVVVSRTSDDTFVYANERAAALAGMSAQALIGRPPHSMYRNPAERDRMMALFQRNGLVQDFEANLVDARGRDFWALISLVPVMYDGEPGRLSTVVDITARKTEEQALRRAAATDDLTGLAGRGHFMRMASQELTEALVHGRPMALVMLDVDHFKRINDRYGHAAGDGVLREVARLCEEVTRAQDLAGRIGGEEFCLLLPDADIEAAMTLAERLRATLARHPLEVGGETLTLSASLGVAQARAGDSISLLLARADAALYVAKRSGRNRVSAA, from the coding sequence ATGGGTGATCGCCTGGGCCGCTTCGAGGTGCTGGAGGTGCTCTACCGCGGCGAGGCCTCCACCGTGCTGCGCTGCCTGCAGGACGAGCGGCCGCTGGTGGTCAAGTTCCTGCGCAACCAGGCGCTGGCGGTGGGCGACGTGGCGCGGTTCCGGCGCGAATACGAACTCTCGCGCCGGGTGCGCCACAGCCGGGTGGTCAGCGCCGAGACGCTGGGCAGCCACGACGGCGCGCTCTACCTCACCATGCCCGACGACGGCGCCGTCGCCCTGCGCGACCTGCTGCGCCAGGGCCCGCTGCCGCTGGCCGACGCGCTCTTCGTCGCCCTGGCCCTGGCCGACGCGCTGGCCGAGGTGCATGCCCACGACATCCTGCACAAGGACGTGGCGCCGGGCAATGTGGTGATGGACCTGGCGCGCGGCGTGGTCAAGCTGATCGACTTCGGCATCTCCGCCGAGATCTCCAGCGAACGCCCGGCGCTGGCAGCGCCGGCCGAGCTCGAAGGCACGCTGGCCTGCATGGCGCCGGAGCAGACCGGCCGCACCAACGGCGACGTGGATTACCGCTGCGACTTCTACGGCCTGGGCGCCACGCTCTACACCATGCTGGCCGGCAGCGCGCCCTTCACGGTGCAGGACCCGGTGGCGCTGGTGCATGCGCACCTGGCGCTGGCGCCGCCGCCGCTGGCCGAGCTGCGGCCCGATGCGCCGGCGGCGCTGTGCGCGGTGGTCGAGCGCCTGCTGGCCAAGCAGCCCGACGGCCGCTACCAGAGCCACGAGGCCCTGCGCCGCGACCTGGCCTATCTGCAAACCCATTTGGCCTTGCCGGATGCGCTGGCCGGCTGGGAGCCTGCGATGGGCGACCTGCCGCAGCGTTTCCAGCTGCCGGCCTGGCTGTACGGCCGCGAGGCGGAAACCCAGCGTCTGCTCGCCGCCTTCGAGGTGGCGGCCGGCGGGCCGGCCCAGGTGGTGCTGGTGGAGGGGCCTTCGGGCATCGGCAAGACCGCGCTGGTGCACGAGGTGCTGCGCGCCCTGCTGGCGCGGCGCGGCGAGATGATCGAGGGCAAGTTCAACCAGTTCGGCCAGCAGGCGCCCGGGGCGGCCTTCGCCCAGGCGCTGCGCCAGCGGGCGCGCCAGCTGCTGGCGGGCAGCCTGGAGCACCAGCGGCCCTGGCGCGAGGCCCTGGCCGCGCAGCTGGGCGCCAATGCCCATCTGGCGGTGCAGGCGGTGCCCGAGCTGGCCCTGCTGTTCGACGAGCCGCCGCGCGACGTGCCGCCGCTCGGTCCGCAGGAGGCCGAGAACCGTTTCCTGCGCACCTTGTGCAGCTGCTTTTCCGCGCTGTGCAGCGCGCAGCAGCCGCTGGTGGTGTTCATCGACGACCTGCAGTGGGCCGACCGGGTGTCACGCCGCCTGCTGCGCGAGCTGGCGCTGGACGACGGCCTGCGCCATTTGCTGGTGGTGGGCGCCTTCCGCAGCGACGAGGTGGGCGACGAGCATCCGCTGGCCCGCGACATCGAGGGCTGGACCGACGGCGACCGCGCGCCCCTGCGCCTGTCGGTCGGGCCGCTGCAGGTGGCGGACGTGGTGGCGCTGTGCGCCGATACGCTGAGCCGCGCCGCCGACGACGAGGAGCTGGCCGAACTGGCCGCGCTGTGCCACGAGAAGACCGGCGGCAACCCCTTCTTCCTCGGCCGCTTCCTGCAGGACCTGCAGCGCCGCCGCCTGATCTGGCGCGATCCGGACGGCCCGCGCTGGCGCTGGAGCCTGGTGCAGATCGGCCGCGAACGCATCGCCGAGAACGTGGTCGCGCTGATGCTGGAGCAGCTGCGCCGCCTGCCCGAGCTGACCCGCGAACTGCTGACCATCGCCGCCTGCCTGGATGCGCGGTTCCGGCTGCAGACCCTGGCGCAGATCCGCGGCGAAGGCGAGGACGCGGTGCTGCGCGGCCTGGAGCCGGCCCTGGCCAGCGGCGTGCTGGCGCCGACCGACGTGCGCTACAAGTGGGTGGGCGTGCTCGACGCCGCCGAGCGCGCCGGCCTGGAGGTGGAGCTGGCCTTCGCCCACGACCGGGTGCAGGAGGCGGCCTACCTGCTGCTGCCGCCCGAGCGCCGCGCCGCGCTGCACCTGCGCATCGGCCGCATGCTGTGCGCCACCATGGATACGGCCGTGCCGGACTTCGCGGTGGTCAACCACCTCAACCGCGGCGCCACGCTGATCCTGCACGACGCGGACGGCCGGGCCGAACGGGCACGGCTGGCGGCCTGGAACACGCGGCTGTCCTTCCTGGCGCGGGACCGGGCCTCCTTCGACTTGGCGGCCGACCATGCGGCGCGCGCGGTGGCGCTGTCCGGCACGGCGGCCTGGAAGGGCGACCGCGCCGGCGCGCTGGTGCTGCATGCGCACGCCGCCCGCATGGCCGGGCTCACCGGCGACGACGCGGCCATGCAGTCGCTGATCGAGGCGGCGATGGACCAGTCGCTGCAGGCCCACGAACGCGCCCTGCTGCTCGATGTGCGGGTGGAGGCCTCCTACGGCCTGGGCCGGCTCGACGAGACCATCGAACTCGGCCTGCAGGCCCTGGCCCTGCTCGACCTGGCGCTGCCGCAGGTCAATGCGCCGGCCGATGTGCTGCGCCTGGTGGCCGAGGTGCGTGCGGAGGTGGAGGCCCTGGGCATCGCCGCGCTGGAGGACCTGCCCGCCATGCAGGCGCCGCTGCCGCTGCAGCAGCTGGCGGTGATCGCCCGCATGACCGCCGCCGCCTATATCGCCCGACCCGCGCTGCTGCCGCTGCTGACGGTGGTGCAGATCCGCCTGATGCTGGCCCACGGCCATGCGCCGCTGGCGCTCTCGGCCTATACGGTGCTGGGCCTGCTGGTGGCCGAGCTGCTGGGCGAATACCGCTTCGGCTGGATGCTGGGCCGCATGTCGCTGGGCCTGATCGAGCGCCACGGCTGGCAGCCGGTGCAGGCGCATGCGGGCTTCTCCTTCGGCGCCTTCCTGCAGCATTGGGTGGAGCCGCCGCGGCCCACCCTGCCGGCCTGGATCGAGGTGCACCGCAACGGCCTGGAGAACGGCAACCTGCGCCATGCCAGCCTGGCCCTGGTGCTGCACGGCAGCCATGCGCTGCTGGGCGGCATGCCGCTGGCGCAGGTCGAGCCGCTGCTGGCGCGCCACCTGGGCGTGCTGCGCCGCATCCGCCAGCCGGTGGCCCACGACTATGTGCAGGTGCTGCACGAATCGGTGCGGGCGCTGCAGCGGCCCCATCTGCTGTCGCGGCCGTTGGAGCACGACGGCTGGCGGCGCGAGGCCACGCTCGAGGGCTTCGCGGCGCGCAAGGACCAGACCGGCGCGCTCTTCGTGCATGTCTTCGAATGCTGCCTGCTGGCCCTGGCCGGCAGGCATGCGGAGGCGGTGGCGGCGGGCGAATCCGCCGCCGCGCTGTTCTCCGCCGGACGCGGCCTGGGCATGGTGGCCTTCTGCATCTACTTCACCGCCTCGGCCCGGCTGGCGCTGGTGCGCGAAGGCCGGCCGCCCGAGGGCTGGCAGCAGCAGGTGGATGCCGCCCTGGCGCGCTTCGGCCCCTGGCTGGCCGCCAGCCCGCGGCTGCTGCCGCTGCAGCAGCTGCTGATCGCCCAGCGCGCGGCGGTGGCGGGCGAGGACGCCACCATGCGCCAGGCCCTGGACCAGGCCCTGGCGGCGGTGGCCGATCCCGACGAGCTGATGCTGCTGGCCATCGTGCGCCAGCAGCGCGCCCTGCTGCTCGACATGCCGGCCGAGCAGGCCGAGGCGCGTGCCGTGCTGCTGCGCTGGGGCGCGCCGGCGGCCGCGGCGGCGCTGTTCGGCGGCGGCCATGCGCCCACCGTGGCGGCTTCCGCGGCGCGCACGCTGGACCTGGGCGCGCTGATGAAGGCGGTGCAGGCCGTCACCGCGGAAATTGCCTTCGCGCCCCTGCTGCAGCGCCTGCTGCAGGTGCTGCGCGAGAACGCCGGCGCGGTGCGGGTGGCGGTGGTGCTGCGCGGCGGCGAAGGCTGGCTGCTGCAGGCCGACAACGAGGCGCCGCCCGGCGCGCCCTCGCCCGAGGCCCTGGCGCTGGAGCAGGCCGGCGCGCGCCTGCCGCTGGAGATCCTGCGCACCGTGCTGGCCACCGGCCAGCCGGTGCGCACCGACGACGCCCTGTCGGAACACCCCTGGAGCCGCCTCGACTACATCGCCCGCCGCCCGGTGCGTTCCCTGCTGTGCATGCCGCTGCTGCGCCAGGGCGTGGTCAGCGGCGCGCTCTACCTGGAGAACGACGAGGCCATCGGCGCCTTTCCGGCGCAGCGCATCGAGTTCCTGCAGCTGCTGCTGGGCAACCTGGTCAGCGCCCTGGAAAACGCCCGCCTCTATGCCGAGGTGCGCGGCCTGGCCGACTCGCTGGAAGCGCGTGTGGCCGAACGCACCCGCGAGCTGCGCGCCAGCGAGCAGCGCACCCTCGCCATCCTGCACAACATCCCCTTGCCCGTGGTGGTCTCGCGCACCTCCGACGACACCTTCGTCTATGCCAACGAGCGCGCCGCCGCGCTCGCCGGCATGAGCGCCCAGGCCCTGATCGGCCGGCCCCCGCACAGCATGTACCGCAACCCCGCGGAGCGCGACCGCATGATGGCGCTCTTCCAGCGCAACGGCCTGGTGCAGGACTTCGAGGCCAATCTCGTCGATGCGCGCGGCCGCGACTTCTGGGCCCTGATCTCCCTGGTGCCGGTGATGTACGACGGCGAGCCCGGCCGGCTGTCCACCGTGGTCGACATCACCGCCCGCAAGACCGAGGAGCAGGCCCTGCGCCGCGCCGCCGCCACCGACGACCTGACCGGCCTGGCCGGCCGCGGCCACTTCATGCGCATGGCCAGCCAGGAGCTGACCGAGGCGCTGGTGCATGGCCGGCCGATGGCCCTGGTGATGCTGGACGTGGACCACTTCAAGCGCATCAACGACCGCTACGGCCACGCCGCCGGCGACGGCGTGCTGCGCGAGGTGGCCCGGCTGTGCGAGGAGGTCACCCGCGCCCAGGACCTGGCCGGCCGCATCGGCGGCGAGGAGTTCTGCCTGCTCTTGCCCGATGCCGACATCGAGGCGGCCATGACCCTGGCCGAGCGCCTGCGCGCCACCCTGGCGCGCCATCCGCTGGAAGTGGGCGGCGAGACCCTGACCCTGAGCGCCAGCCTGGGTGTGGCCCAGGCAAGGGCGGGCGACTCGATCTCGCTGCTGCTGGCGCGCGCCGACGCGGCCCTGTATGTGGCCAAACGCAGCGGCCGCAACCGGGTCTCCGCCGCCTGA
- the minC gene encoding septum site-determining protein MinC — MAASPGSATRASFDLKSATLPLISVVLRTADAAALAHEVERRLAEQADFFDHDPVLIDLAQLPPGSDIDFAALVRSLRRLRVQPVGVRGARADQLDAARAAGLTEAPDIPAPRAAAPAAAVAPPPPAVPSAMPTMVVERPLRSGQQVYARNADLIVMAAVSNGAEVIADGNVHVYAPLRGKAIAGARGNTAARIFATCMQPELVSIAGIYRTAETPLPEGILGRAAKISLVGEKLVIESLE; from the coding sequence ATGGCCGCATCCCCTGGTTCCGCCACCCGCGCCAGTTTCGACCTGAAGAGCGCCACCCTGCCGCTGATCTCGGTGGTGCTGCGCACGGCGGACGCGGCCGCACTGGCGCACGAGGTCGAACGCCGCCTGGCGGAACAGGCCGATTTCTTCGACCACGACCCGGTGCTGATCGACCTGGCCCAGCTGCCCCCCGGCAGCGACATCGACTTCGCCGCCCTGGTGCGCTCGCTGCGCCGCCTGCGGGTGCAGCCGGTGGGTGTGCGCGGCGCGCGTGCCGACCAGCTCGATGCCGCCCGCGCCGCCGGCCTGACCGAAGCGCCCGACATTCCCGCGCCCCGGGCCGCCGCGCCCGCCGCCGCCGTCGCCCCGCCGCCGCCGGCCGTGCCCTCGGCCATGCCGACCATGGTGGTCGAGCGGCCGCTGCGTTCGGGCCAGCAGGTCTATGCACGCAATGCCGACCTGATCGTCATGGCGGCGGTGAGCAACGGCGCCGAGGTCATCGCCGACGGCAATGTGCATGTCTATGCGCCGCTGCGCGGCAAGGCCATCGCGGGTGCGCGCGGCAACACCGCCGCACGCATCTTCGCCACCTGCATGCAGCCGGAGCTGGTCTCCATCGCCGGCATCTACCGCACCGCCGAGACGCCGCTGCCCGAAGGCATCCTGGGCCGCGCGGCCAAGATCAGCCTGGTGGGCGAGAAGCTCGTGATCGAGTCGCTCGAATAG
- the minD gene encoding septum site-determining protein MinD, with protein MAKIVVVTSGKGGVGKTTTSASFASGLALRGFKTAVIDFDVGLRNLDLIMGCERRVVYDLINVIQGEANLNQALIKDKQCENLFVLAASQTRDKESLTQEGVERVLKDLGDMGFDYVVCDSPAGIETGALMAMYFADEALVVTNPEVSSVRDSDRILGILGSKTKRAVESAEPIKEHLIITRYNPLRVEDGQMLSLQDIQDILRIPLMGVVPESEVVLQASNQGTPAIHIENSDVSEAYKDVVARFLGEERPMRFVDAQKPGFFKRIFGR; from the coding sequence ATGGCCAAGATCGTCGTGGTGACTTCCGGCAAGGGCGGCGTGGGCAAGACCACGACCAGCGCCAGCTTCGCCTCGGGCCTCGCGCTGCGCGGCTTCAAGACTGCGGTGATCGACTTCGACGTCGGCCTGCGCAACCTCGACCTGATCATGGGCTGCGAACGCCGCGTGGTGTACGACCTGATCAACGTGATCCAGGGCGAGGCCAATCTCAACCAGGCCCTGATCAAGGACAAGCAGTGCGAGAACCTCTTCGTGCTGGCCGCCTCGCAGACGCGAGACAAGGAGTCGCTCACGCAGGAAGGCGTGGAGCGGGTGCTGAAGGACCTGGGCGACATGGGCTTCGACTACGTGGTCTGCGACTCGCCCGCCGGCATCGAGACCGGCGCGCTGATGGCCATGTACTTCGCCGACGAGGCGCTGGTGGTGACCAACCCCGAAGTCTCCTCGGTGCGCGACTCCGACCGCATCCTGGGCATCCTCGGCAGCAAGACCAAGCGCGCGGTGGAGAGCGCCGAGCCGATCAAGGAACACCTCATCATCACCCGCTACAACCCGCTGCGGGTGGAAGACGGCCAGATGCTGTCGCTGCAGGACATCCAGGACATCCTGCGCATCCCGCTGATGGGCGTGGTGCCCGAGTCCGAAGTGGTGCTGCAGGCCTCCAACCAGGGCACGCCGGCGATCCACATCGAGAACAGCGATGTGTCGGAAGCCTACAAGGACGTGGTGGCGCGTTTCCTGGGCGAAGAGCGCCCGATGCGTTTCGTCGATGCCCAGAAGCCCGGCTTCTTCAAGCGCATCTTCGGGAGGTAA
- the minE gene encoding cell division topological specificity factor MinE, with amino-acid sequence MSLLSLLLGEKKKTASVAKERLQIILAHERTGLGGSRPDYLPALQRELVAVISKYVAIDARDIKVNLERQDNFDVLDIKIELPEASAKPAL; translated from the coding sequence ATGTCCCTGCTTTCCCTCCTGCTCGGAGAGAAGAAGAAGACCGCCAGCGTCGCCAAGGAGCGCCTGCAGATCATCCTGGCGCACGAGCGCACGGGCCTGGGCGGTTCGCGGCCGGACTACCTGCCGGCGCTGCAGCGCGAGCTGGTGGCGGTGATCTCCAAGTACGTCGCCATCGATGCGCGCGACATCAAGGTCAACCTGGAGCGCCAGGACAACTTCGACGTGCTCGACATCAAGATCGAGCTGCCCGAGGCCAGCGCCAAGCCGGCCCTCTGA
- a CDS encoding DUF1501 domain-containing protein, producing MMKTVPTPDISSEPRAIDTSRRSFLQRAGQLALAGGALPLAIDLAVLGEAAAADASDYKALVCVFLGGGNDYANTVVTYDDASYAKYFAIRNAGGIALSKASLAATLLNPKTPLPDGRQYALNPAMTGLANLFNSGQAAVQLNVGPLVVPLTRVQYNSQAYALPPKLMSHNDQASVWQSLGAEGTTSGWGGRIGDLVLSSNGNATFTCISAAGNLVFVSGKKAVQYQVGTSGAIAIAAVKKPLYGSAAVQAALGTLIQQPRTHLMEDVYTRVTARAIASETVVTAAIGTTSAVQTVFPSGNTLADQLKIVARLIAGRAGLGPARRQVFMVSLGGFDTHDNFNAQHPDLLTKVSAAMTAFYNATVELGVASQVTAFTASDFGRTLATNGNGSDHGWGSHHFIVGGAVKGQAFYGTAPPVSIGNTSAPEDQWHIGQGRLLPSTSVDQYAATLARWFGVAEADLNGVLPNLKNFGTAAGRPDYPSDMGFMNAT from the coding sequence ATGATGAAAACCGTCCCCACTCCCGACATTTCGAGCGAGCCCCGTGCCATCGACACTTCGCGTCGCAGCTTCCTGCAACGCGCCGGCCAGCTCGCGCTCGCCGGCGGCGCCCTGCCGCTGGCGATCGACCTGGCCGTGCTAGGCGAAGCCGCCGCGGCCGATGCATCGGACTACAAGGCGCTGGTCTGCGTGTTCCTCGGCGGCGGCAACGACTACGCCAACACCGTCGTGACCTACGACGACGCCAGCTATGCCAAGTACTTCGCCATCCGCAATGCCGGCGGCATCGCGCTGAGCAAGGCCAGCCTGGCAGCAACGCTGCTCAACCCCAAGACCCCGCTGCCGGACGGGCGCCAGTACGCACTCAACCCGGCCATGACAGGGCTGGCGAACCTGTTCAACAGCGGTCAGGCGGCCGTACAGCTCAACGTCGGACCGCTCGTCGTGCCGCTGACGCGCGTGCAGTACAACAGCCAGGCCTACGCCTTGCCGCCCAAGCTGATGTCGCACAACGACCAGGCCTCGGTCTGGCAGTCGCTGGGGGCCGAAGGCACCACCAGCGGCTGGGGCGGCCGCATCGGCGACCTGGTGCTCTCATCCAACGGCAACGCCACCTTCACCTGCATCTCCGCGGCGGGCAATCTGGTGTTCGTATCCGGCAAGAAGGCGGTGCAATACCAGGTGGGTACCAGCGGTGCCATCGCCATCGCCGCCGTCAAGAAACCGCTCTATGGCTCGGCCGCCGTGCAAGCGGCGCTGGGCACGCTGATCCAGCAGCCGCGCACCCACCTGATGGAAGACGTGTACACCCGGGTGACTGCCCGCGCGATCGCCTCCGAAACCGTGGTCACCGCCGCGATCGGCACGACCAGCGCGGTGCAGACGGTCTTTCCATCGGGCAACACGCTGGCCGACCAGCTGAAGATCGTGGCCCGGCTGATCGCCGGCCGCGCCGGCCTGGGACCGGCCCGGCGCCAGGTCTTCATGGTGTCCCTGGGCGGCTTCGATACGCACGACAACTTCAACGCCCAGCATCCGGACCTTCTCACCAAGGTGAGCGCGGCCATGACGGCCTTCTACAACGCCACGGTGGAGCTCGGGGTGGCCAGCCAGGTCACCGCCTTCACCGCCTCCGACTTCGGCCGCACCCTGGCGACCAACGGCAACGGCTCGGACCACGGCTGGGGCAGCCACCATTTCATCGTGGGCGGCGCCGTCAAGGGACAGGCCTTCTACGGCACCGCGCCGCCGGTCAGCATCGGCAACACCTCCGCGCCGGAAGACCAGTGGCACATCGGCCAGGGCCGGCTGCTGCCGAGCACCTCGGTGGACCAGTACGCGGCCACCCTGGCGCGCTGGTTCGGCGTGGCCGAGGCGGACCTCAACGGCGTGCTGCCCAACCTGAAGAACTTCGGCACGGCTGCCGGGCGGCCCGACTATCCGAGCGACATGGGGTTCATGAACGCCACGTAG